The genomic DNA TGGCGGGTTGTTTCTGATTCTGCTGAGGAGGCCGAAAACATCCTGATGAAgatcgccctgacttctgaggtcgaccagatgccccagaagtactctgacccaACTGACTACGCCCACTCTGTTGTTGTTCGATAGCCTGCGACTGCTGGATCTTCCCTGGAGTCCGATCAATCTGCTTGCTCTTCTTGTCCGCACTAGTTCTCTGCTGAGCCGACTCGATCATAAGGGCTCTGTCCAATGCCTCTATGTAAGATGAATTGTCAAAATCGACAATCTTTACTTACAGATGTGCATCCAGCCCCtgaacaaactgaagcatacaagacctgtcctcagcaactaactccggacaaaatctggccaaccgattaaatttagaattatattCTGTCACTGTGCAATTATTCTGCCAAAGACTCAAGAAAGCCTAACGGCGTGGCATCTGATATGACCATGGAAAGTACTGGCCCTCAAAAGTCTCTCTGAATTGCGCCCAGGTGATGTGCTGCTCACCTATGATCGAGCGCTGCGTATCCCACCAGATATCGGCCTCGTCCCATaagtggaaagcagccagctctaccttctcccactcagagcaagccatgtagaagaaagtCAGCTCCAATGTCACTATCCAAGACTGAGCCACACTCGAATTGGTTTCTCTGCAGAATAACGTGAATCGGCTTTTCACCGACTCTACCAATACTGGAATCCGAGCTTATGCCGCAATAATATCAATAGGGTGAGTAGAGCTCGCCGCGAGAATTggtggaaccactggagctgatactacaagGGGTACCGCCGGATAAGCCGGGAAAGGTACCCCAGGTGCTGCTGCATAAGCCAGAGTCAGTACCGTTGGTGGCACTGCAGGCAAAGTATACGTAGGAGCGACTAAAGGTACcgtaggtggtggtactagatagGGAGCAACTGGTACTGCTGGTGCGGGTGT from Zingiber officinale cultivar Zhangliang chromosome 4A, Zo_v1.1, whole genome shotgun sequence includes the following:
- the LOC121972681 gene encoding leucine-rich repeat extensin-like protein 3 — its product is MPTIPSSEVPTSVILVGPLLAVSAVPPAVYLAPPIVVPTTYLAPPPPVPSTAYSTPAPAVPVAPYLVPPPTVPLVAPTYTLPAVPPTVLTLAYAAAPGVPFPAYPAVPLVVSAPVVPPILAASSTHPIDIIAA